Within Kaistia algarum, the genomic segment CCGTCCGGATCCTTTTTCACATTGCGCAGATGAGCGAACTTGACCCGGCCGGCAAACCGCCGGGCGATGGCTGGTACGTCATTCTCCGGGTTGGCGCCGAGCGAACCCGTGCACAGCGTCAGTCCGTTCGCCTCCGACGGAACGGCGTCGAGAATGAAGGCAATGTCGCCGGCGTTCTTCACGATGCGGCAGAGGCCGGCCAGATTGCGCGGCGGATCATCGGGATGAATGCACAGGACCACGCCGGCCTTTTCCGCCGCCGGCAGGATTTCCTTCAGGAACTGGACCAGATTGGCGCGGAGCTGGTCATGTGTCAGCTCGCTCTGTTCGGCGAGGACGTCGCGAAGCTCCGCCACATCGTAACGTTTGAAGGCGCCGGGAAGGCCCGCCATGACATTGGCCCAGAGCCGCGCTTTTCCTTCCTCGCCGGCATGATCGAACCATTCGGCCGCGCGCTGCAGCACATCGGGCGTATAGTCCCGCTCGGCGCCGGGCCGCTTCAGGATGTGGCAATCGAAGGCGGCGAGCTCGTTCATGTTGAGCTTCAAGGCCCGAGCTCCGCCCGGCAGCTTCACCGCCAGATCCGTCCGCGTCCAATCGAGGATGAGCATGAAATTGTAGCAGACCGTCCGGACGCCGCAGGCCCCGAGATGGGTCAGCGTCTGTCGGAAATTCTCATAGAGGCGATCGAGATCACCCCGCCCGAGCTTGATGTCCTCATGTACCGGCACGCTTTCGACGACGCTCCACCGGAGCCCCATCGCCGCATCGGCCTCAATGACCCGCTGCCGTTCCCGGATGGCCTCGACCGACCAAGTCTCGCCATAGGGAATATCGTGCAAAGCCGTGACTATACCCGTCGCGCCGGCCTGCCGCGCATGTCCCAGGGTCGCCTCGTCGTTCGGGCCGAACCAGCGCCACGTCTGTTCCATCGATACCTCCCACCACGATCCTCGCGGCGATCCTTACCGGATTTCACAGGGACCACCCAATAGCTTGCGGGTGGTATTTCTGACTTGGCGGTGGGGAGCCGGCCCGCTCTACCGTCAGCCTTGGTTCGATCACGCCCGCTGCGGTCACGCCGAGATGGAGCGCTCCGAGCCATTGGCCGGAGACTTCTGCCGACTGGCGATCCATTTCAGCCATGGGGGTAAATGGAACAGGCCCATCAGCAGGTACATCGCGGCCATTCCGCCCAGCGGCCATCCCGCGGACGCCGCCGAGCAGATCGCGTCGGTGTCGCCTGAGATCGCCGTCAACAGCGCCATCAGCCCGAATGTCGGAGCCGCCGCCAGGCTAAGCCAGCGCGTGACTTGGGAAGCCGCCGCGCTGCCCGCCGCCGCACCGTCGAACCGGCTCACCGGGGACGGGGCTCCATTCTTGAGATGGACAGGACCGACCATGGAAGGCTCAAGCCCGGCCATATTCATCATGGCGGCGCCACCATATCCCCTGTTCGTTGCGGCCTTTCGGGGCGCGATCGAGCCATTGATACATGCCCCAAATGCTTTCGACTCCGCGCGCATAGCTGGAATAGGTGTGGTAGATTACACCGTCATCGAGCACGAAGGCGCTCACGCCGGGCCTGTCGCGCGTATAGGTGCCGACATCGGTTCCGGCCATGGCCGCGAGCTGGGCAACGGGAGCCTCGCTTCCGCGCAATTGCCACTCCTGAACCGTCGAGCCGGCCGGCGACGGCGGCATAGGCGCCTCGCGGCGGAAATTATAAGCGATGCCACCTTGCTGTTGCTGCTCCTCCGTGAACCAGACGCCGAAGTCGCCATTGAAGTCGCTGCCGAACGACGACGCCCATGGAAAGCTCCACTGCATGCGCGCCTTGTAGGCCTGCAACTTGGCGATCGGAGCGCGCGAGACGGCCGAAAAGGCCACGTCATGGTTCTCGAGATGGACGGTGATACCGTTGAACCCATCCGCGATCGACGAGCATGACGGGCATCCGGCCGTATAGTCCGGCCCGAACATGAAATGGTAGATCAGCAGTTGCGAACGCCCCTTGAAGAGGTCCGCGAGCGATACGCCCCCTTCCTCCGCGTCGAAACGGTAGTCTTTTTCGACCCGGACCCAAGGGAGTTGCTGACGGCGCAGCGCCAGTTCGTCGCTCCGCCGCGTCAGGTCTTTCTCGTCGGCAAGCAAATCGAGCCGCGCCGCGATCCACGCTTCGCGCGTTCCCGTCAAATGTGTCGTCATCTTTCTTCTCCTTCGGTGGCTGACATCGTACCGTTGCCGGTGCAACGGCTGCGGGTCGAACCAAGACTTGGAGCGGAATGGTGCGATCGTGGGAGTGACAAGTTTGGCGGGATTTCCGTGGACTCGGTGATCACGGCAGCGGGGCGCGCGCTCGCCGCCGGCGATCCGCTGGGTGCGCTGAAGCGGGTGGCCTTGCGCGACGACGCACCGGCGCTCGCCCTTCGCGGCCTCGCTATGGCTCAGCTTGGCGATCTCGTTCGCGCCAGGGCCTTGTTGCGAGGTGCCCACCGGGCGTTCCAACCGAAGGAAGCGGTCGCCCGCGCCCGCTGCGTGGTAGCCGAAGCTGAGATCGCCCTGGTTTCGCGCGAATTGAGCTGGCCCGTAGAAGCCCTCGACGCCGCGCAAGCGACGCTGCAAGCGCATGGCGATCCCATGAATGCCGCGCATGCCCGAAACCTCGTGCTTCGCCGCCTGCTTCTGATCGGCCGCCTCGATGAGGCCGAGTTGAGGCTGGCCGAAATCGATCCCGCGAAGCTGACGCCGGCGCTGCAGGCCGCCCACGAACTCGTCGTCGCGGGGCTATCGCTCCGCCGCTTGCGCACCGGAACGGCCCGCGCGGCGCTGACACGGGCGCATGCCGCCGCGCGCGCGGCGGACATCCCCGCCCTGACAAGCGAGGTTGAAAGTGCATCCCTCATATTGAACGAGGTTGCAGCGCGATGGATTTCGCGCGGGTCCGTGCGGGCCCTGCGGCTCGACGACGTCGAAGCCCTCATGGCCTCGGATACGCTGGTGGTGGATGCGTGCCGCAATGGGGTGCGGAAGGCCGGCACGGAGGTCTCGCTGGCGACACGCCCGGTATTGTTCACCCTGGCTCGGATGCTGGCCGAGGCGTGGCCCGGCGATGTGTCGAGAGAGCTTCTCGTCGACCGAGCCTTTCGGGCCAGGCATGCCGATGAATCGCACCGGGCTCGCCTGCGGGTCGAGATCGGGCGCCTTCGCGCGGCGCTCCATGACGTCGCGGAGCTACGGGCGACAAAGCGGGGGTTCGCGATGGCGACCCGCGATGGCTGCGCCATGGTCGTTCTGGCGCCGCCCGTCGAGGAGCCGCATGCGGCTCTGCTCGCCCTGCTGGCCGATGGCGAATCGTGGTCGAGCTCAGCCCTCGCCATCGCTCTGGGCACCAGTCCGCGGACCGTGCAACGAGCGCTTGAGCAGCTCGGCGCGGCCGGCAAGGCTCAGTCTTTCGGTCGTGGCCGGGCCTGTCGGTGGATAATGCCGATCGTGCCGGGATTCCCGACAACCTTGTTACTCCCCGGCCCGCTGCCCAGTGACTAGGATGAACCCATGAAACCATCCGCAGCTGAAATCCTTCGCGAATATGGACCCTTTCCCGGTACCGACCAGGTGGCGGGGGTCACCTTCGACGGTCGGCACGTCTGGTTTGCATCTGGCGATAAACTCATTGCCCTCGATCCCGAGAGCGGCGAGACGCTGCGCACGATTGACGTGGCCGCGCATGCAGGAACCGCCTTCGACGGTCGGCATCTGTTCCAGATCGCCGAAGACCGCATCCAGAAGATCGATCCGACGAACGGCACCGTGCTCGGCACGATCCCGGCGCCCGGAGGTGGAACGGATTCGGGGCTGGCCTGGGCGGAGGGAACGCTGTGGGTGGGGCAGTATCGGGCTCGAAAGATCCACCAGATCGATCCGGAAACGGGCGCGATCCTTCGCACCATCGAGTCGAAGCGTTACGTCACCGGAGTGAGTTGGGTTGATGACCAGCTTTGGCACGCCACCTGGGAAGGCGAGGAAGCGGATCTGAGACGTGTCGACCCTCAAACCGGCGACGTGCTGGATATCATAGAGATGCCGCCGGGCATGGGCGTCTCCGGGCTGGAATCGGATGGCGCCGACCGGTTCTTCTGCGGAGGCGGCAATAGCGGGAAGATCAGGGCCGTTCGGCGCCCGAAGAAGGCTCGATCGTCCGGTGACGACAAATAGAGGGCTCTGGGTGAGGCGCAGCGCAGCCCGGACTTAGCGGGTCCGCTAGTTTCCAGGCTCAGGCTGCCAGCCGCTGCCGATCAATCCGCTGCCTCGCAGTTCGATCTTCAAGAACGCATAGAAGATCGGCGCGGCAATCAGACCCGGCACCCCGAAGGCCGCTTCCATGACGATCATCGCCACCAGCAATTCCCAAGCCCTCGCCTGAATGCGCGATCCGATGATGCCGGCATTGAGGAAATATTCGAGCTTGTGAACCACCACGAGGAAGGTCAGCGCGCCGATCGCGGCATAGGGCGAGACGGTAACCGCGACCAGTACGATGGCGGAGTTGGAAATCAGGTTGCCGACGACCGGCAACAATCCCACAACGAATGTCAGGACGATCAGTGTCTTGGTCAGCGGCAGCTCCATCCCCATTGCGGGCATGGCAACGGCCAGAAACAGACCTGTCAGAAGGGTGTTCAGGGCCGAGATCCGAACCTGCGAGAAGACGATCTGCCGAAACGCGAGCGCCAGATTGAGGCAGCGCGCCAGGATGGCCTCGGCGAATGGCGGCAAAACCCTCTGGTCCAGCCTTCGTGCCTCCTGCGCCGTTCCATGCGCGAAAGCCGCCATCGCCCCGATGACGATGCCGATCACGATGTGGACGGCCAGACGCCCGGCATCCTGTCCGAAAGCTGCAAGCTGACGGCTATTGCTCCGGAGCCAGCCGGCCGCGGTCGCCTTCAGCGCGTCTACGTCGGCCGGCAAATAGTCCGCCACCAGTTCCGGCAGATGAAATCGGAGGCGCTCCAAGGCGAAGGCCATCTTCGTCAGCAATTCCTGCAGCGGCTGTCCACCCGCAGCGGTGAATGAAATGAGCCAGATAGCAAGAATTAAGAGCAAGCCAGCGATCGCCGCTGTAATCAGCGCGACGGAGACGGTCTTCGCTATACCTGATGGTATACCAATTCTGCCGAAAACCGGGATGGTCAGGAATATTAGTTCGTGAACCAGCAGTCCGGAAAGAAGAACCGACAGGAGGTGAAGCTCAATAACCAGAAATAGTGCTATGGCACTGATAATTCTCGCTATGAAGTCCCAGTTACGCTCGCCCATCGTTCACTTTTATTTCGTCGCTGCCCCAGCATGGGGATATGTCCTATCTGAATCGGCCCGGCGCCGATAGGGGTGGACCCGCAACAACCCCGATGAAGCCAATCGGAAGGAACGGCACGGCGGATCATGGCTCAACCGGAAGAGGCACCGCCGAGCGAGGCAGCGTGGCCTTCCATCGCCGCCGGAAGCAACGGACCGCCCGCTCGACAACGCTCCAGCCTCGGCCAATACCCCTCCCCCACTATGCGCTTGATGGAGATCAAGGGGAGAAATGGGCGTCGGACCTATCCTGCCGGCAACAATCCGCCATCGAGGGATCGACATGACCAACATGATGAAGGCCGCCGTCGCGCGCGAATTCGGCAAGCCGCTGACGATCGAGCATCTCCCCGTTCCCGAGCCGGGTCCCGATCAGATCCTGGTCCGCATAGCGGCGACCGGCGTCTGCCATACAGATCTCCACGCGATCAAGGGCGACTGGCCGGTGAAACCCAGCCCGCCCTTCATTCCTGGCCATGAGGGCGTCGGCACCGTCGTCGCGATGGGCCGCAATGTGAAGCGGGTCAAGGAGGGCGACCGCGTCGGCGTTCCGTGGCTGCACACCGCCTGCGGCTACTGCCCGCATTGTCGGACAGGCTGGGAGACGCTGTGCGGCGCACAGCAGAACACTGGCTATTCGGTCAATGGCAGCTTCGCCGAATACGCCCTCGCCGACCCGAATTATGTCGGGCGCCTTCCCGCCAGTCTCGACTGGGGCCCCGCCGCGCCCGTGCTCTGCGCCGGCGTCACGGTCTATAAAGGCCTCAAGGAGACCGAGGTGAAGCCCGGCGAATGGGTGGCGATCTCCGGTATCGGCGGCCTCGGCCATATGGCCGTGCAATATGCCAAGGCGATGGGCATGCATGTTGCCGCGATCGACATCCACCCGGACAAGCTGGAGCTCGCCCGCAAGCTCGGTGCCGAGGTAGTCGTCAACGCCCGCGAGGAAGATCCGATCGCGACGATCCAGAAGACACTCGGCGGCGTCCATGGCGTCCTCGTGACAGCCGTTTCACCGGCGGCGTTCGAGCAGGCGTTCGGCGTGCTGCGTTCGCATGGCACCATGGCACTGGTCGGCTTGCCGCCGGGCCGCTTCGCCATGCCGATCTTCGACACCGTCCTGAAGCGCATCACGGTGCGCGGCTCGATCGTCGGCACGCGGCAGGATCTCGAAGAGGCGCTCGACTTCGCTGGCGACGGCAAGGTCGCCGCGCATTTCTCCTGGGACAAGCTCGAGAATATCAACGCGATCTTCGAAACCATGGAAAAGGGCGGCATTGACGGCCGCATCGTCCTCGACATGAGCTAAGCGCTGAGCGCGACCCAAAGCGTTGTTGGGCGAAGCGGACACCGGTTCGCGTGAAGAAAACGCTAAGAAATATAGAGAGATAGAGCCGTCGAGCGATACCATGAAGCGCTGGATGGCTCTAAATCCAGCCGCCGTCGACGATGAAGCTCTGTGACGTGCAGTGCCGGCTGTCGTCGGCGGCGAGGAACAGGGCCATGCGGGCAAGGTCCT encodes:
- the uxuA gene encoding mannonate dehydratase; the encoded protein is MEQTWRWFGPNDEATLGHARQAGATGIVTALHDIPYGETWSVEAIRERQRVIEADAAMGLRWSVVESVPVHEDIKLGRGDLDRLYENFRQTLTHLGACGVRTVCYNFMLILDWTRTDLAVKLPGGARALKLNMNELAAFDCHILKRPGAERDYTPDVLQRAAEWFDHAGEEGKARLWANVMAGLPGAFKRYDVAELRDVLAEQSELTHDQLRANLVQFLKEILPAAEKAGVVLCIHPDDPPRNLAGLCRIVKNAGDIAFILDAVPSEANGLTLCTGSLGANPENDVPAIARRFAGRVKFAHLRNVKKDPDGSFMESDHLGGDVDMVAVVETLLDEQQRRRLAGEPTSTIPFRPDHGHDLIDDGTRQTHPGYPVVGRLRGLAEIRGVMTALAHQKGYAL
- a CDS encoding DUF899 domain-containing protein codes for the protein MTTHLTGTREAWIAARLDLLADEKDLTRRSDELALRRQQLPWVRVEKDYRFDAEEGGVSLADLFKGRSQLLIYHFMFGPDYTAGCPSCSSIADGFNGITVHLENHDVAFSAVSRAPIAKLQAYKARMQWSFPWASSFGSDFNGDFGVWFTEEQQQQGGIAYNFRREAPMPPSPAGSTVQEWQLRGSEAPVAQLAAMAGTDVGTYTRDRPGVSAFVLDDGVIYHTYSSYARGVESIWGMYQWLDRAPKGRNEQGIWWRRHDEYGRA
- a CDS encoding helix-turn-helix domain-containing protein, producing MDSVITAAGRALAAGDPLGALKRVALRDDAPALALRGLAMAQLGDLVRARALLRGAHRAFQPKEAVARARCVVAEAEIALVSRELSWPVEALDAAQATLQAHGDPMNAAHARNLVLRRLLLIGRLDEAELRLAEIDPAKLTPALQAAHELVVAGLSLRRLRTGTARAALTRAHAAARAADIPALTSEVESASLILNEVAARWISRGSVRALRLDDVEALMASDTLVVDACRNGVRKAGTEVSLATRPVLFTLARMLAEAWPGDVSRELLVDRAFRARHADESHRARLRVEIGRLRAALHDVAELRATKRGFAMATRDGCAMVVLAPPVEEPHAALLALLADGESWSSSALAIALGTSPRTVQRALEQLGAAGKAQSFGRGRACRWIMPIVPGFPTTLLLPGPLPSD
- a CDS encoding Vgb family protein yields the protein MKPSAAEILREYGPFPGTDQVAGVTFDGRHVWFASGDKLIALDPESGETLRTIDVAAHAGTAFDGRHLFQIAEDRIQKIDPTNGTVLGTIPAPGGGTDSGLAWAEGTLWVGQYRARKIHQIDPETGAILRTIESKRYVTGVSWVDDQLWHATWEGEEADLRRVDPQTGDVLDIIEMPPGMGVSGLESDGADRFFCGGGNSGKIRAVRRPKKARSSGDDK
- a CDS encoding AI-2E family transporter — its product is MGERNWDFIARIISAIALFLVIELHLLSVLLSGLLVHELIFLTIPVFGRIGIPSGIAKTVSVALITAAIAGLLLILAIWLISFTAAGGQPLQELLTKMAFALERLRFHLPELVADYLPADVDALKATAAGWLRSNSRQLAAFGQDAGRLAVHIVIGIVIGAMAAFAHGTAQEARRLDQRVLPPFAEAILARCLNLALAFRQIVFSQVRISALNTLLTGLFLAVAMPAMGMELPLTKTLIVLTFVVGLLPVVGNLISNSAIVLVAVTVSPYAAIGALTFLVVVHKLEYFLNAGIIGSRIQARAWELLVAMIVMEAAFGVPGLIAAPIFYAFLKIELRGSGLIGSGWQPEPGN
- the adhP gene encoding alcohol dehydrogenase AdhP, with protein sequence MTNMMKAAVAREFGKPLTIEHLPVPEPGPDQILVRIAATGVCHTDLHAIKGDWPVKPSPPFIPGHEGVGTVVAMGRNVKRVKEGDRVGVPWLHTACGYCPHCRTGWETLCGAQQNTGYSVNGSFAEYALADPNYVGRLPASLDWGPAAPVLCAGVTVYKGLKETEVKPGEWVAISGIGGLGHMAVQYAKAMGMHVAAIDIHPDKLELARKLGAEVVVNAREEDPIATIQKTLGGVHGVLVTAVSPAAFEQAFGVLRSHGTMALVGLPPGRFAMPIFDTVLKRITVRGSIVGTRQDLEEALDFAGDGKVAAHFSWDKLENINAIFETMEKGGIDGRIVLDMS